The following are encoded together in the Gallaecimonas xiamenensis 3-C-1 genome:
- the hpf gene encoding ribosome hibernation promoting factor encodes MQINLTGHHIEITDPLRSYVSDKFSKLERHFDHISNVHVVLNVEKIRQIAEAKLHVSGGELHASSEHENMYAAIDGLIDKLDRQIIKHKEKLNQR; translated from the coding sequence ATGCAAATCAATCTCACTGGCCATCACATCGAAATCACAGACCCGCTGCGGTCTTACGTGTCCGACAAATTCTCCAAGCTGGAACGTCACTTCGACCACATCAGCAACGTCCACGTGGTGCTCAACGTGGAGAAGATCCGGCAGATAGCCGAAGCCAAATTACACGTCAGTGGCGGCGAACTTCATGCCTCCAGCGAACATGAAAACATGTATGCCGCCATTGATGGCTTGATCGACAAGCTCGATAGGCAGATCATTAAGCACAAAGAAAAGCTCAATCAACGCTAA
- the ptsN gene encoding PTS IIA-like nitrogen regulatory protein PtsN, which translates to MELNEILRPDAVVTLAPGLSKKRVLEMIGEVAARQCNQITAHAAFDAMLARERLGSTGIGNGIALPHGRMTDTDKVVAVVARLSQAIDFDAIDNQPVDLLFALLVPSDQCQAHLTTLAAIAKRLSDKETLKKLRSASDDNEVYRILVDAA; encoded by the coding sequence ATGGAACTCAACGAGATCTTGCGCCCGGACGCCGTGGTGACACTGGCTCCGGGCCTTTCCAAAAAACGGGTACTGGAAATGATCGGCGAAGTCGCCGCTCGCCAGTGCAACCAGATCACGGCACACGCGGCCTTTGACGCCATGCTGGCCCGTGAACGACTGGGTTCCACCGGTATCGGCAACGGCATCGCCCTGCCCCACGGCCGCATGACCGACACCGACAAGGTGGTGGCGGTGGTGGCCAGGCTCAGCCAGGCCATCGACTTCGACGCCATCGACAACCAGCCGGTCGACCTGCTGTTTGCCCTGTTGGTGCCGAGCGACCAGTGTCAGGCCCACCTGACCACCCTGGCAGCCATCGCCAAGCGATTGTCTGATAAAGAAACCTTGAAAAAACTACGCAGCGCCAGCGATGATAACGAGGTGTACCGCATCCTCGTTGACGCCGCATGA
- the rapZ gene encoding RNase adapter RapZ: MNLVIVSGTSGAGKSVALKVLEDLGYYCVDNLPLNLLPALMETLRDDVRKVAVSIDIRNLPEAEEDLTQELDWLPDDISKLVLYLDADQSVLLRRFSETRRLHPLSRLSNRSLEDALELERKRLLPLCGIADLRMDTSDMSIHQLAELIRERILGKKEGPLVMVFESFGFKHGLPKDADYVFDVRFLPNPHWVPELKPLTGKDQQVKDFFAAEQDVARVLAQLDGLLESWLPQLERNNRAYVTVAIGCTGGQHRSVFIAEQLADRFESRGRDVQRKHRDMKG; this comes from the coding sequence ATGAATCTGGTTATCGTCAGTGGCACCTCAGGTGCCGGCAAGTCCGTCGCCCTCAAGGTCCTGGAGGACCTTGGGTACTACTGTGTTGATAACCTGCCCCTGAACCTGCTGCCGGCGCTGATGGAAACCCTGCGCGACGACGTGCGCAAGGTGGCGGTCAGCATCGACATCCGCAACCTTCCCGAAGCCGAAGAAGACCTCACCCAGGAACTGGATTGGCTACCGGACGACATCAGCAAACTGGTGCTGTACCTGGATGCCGACCAATCGGTGCTGCTGCGCCGCTTCTCCGAGACCCGCCGCCTGCACCCCTTGTCGCGGCTATCCAACCGTAGCCTCGAAGACGCCCTGGAGCTGGAACGCAAACGACTGCTGCCCCTGTGCGGCATTGCCGATCTGCGCATGGACACCTCCGACATGTCCATCCACCAGTTGGCCGAGCTGATCCGCGAGCGGATCCTGGGCAAGAAGGAAGGGCCGCTGGTGATGGTGTTCGAGTCCTTCGGTTTCAAGCACGGTCTGCCCAAGGACGCCGACTACGTCTTTGACGTGCGCTTCCTGCCCAACCCCCACTGGGTGCCGGAGCTCAAACCCCTGACCGGCAAAGACCAACAGGTCAAGGACTTCTTCGCCGCCGAGCAGGACGTGGCCCGGGTGCTGGCGCAGCTGGACGGCCTGCTGGAAAGCTGGTTGCCGCAGCTGGAGCGCAACAACCGCGCCTATGTGACGGTGGCCATCGGCTGCACCGGCGGCCAGCACCGCTCGGTGTTCATCGCCGAACAACTGGCGGACCGCTTCGAAAGCCGGGGCCGGGACGTGCAGCGCAAGCACCGGGACATGAAGGGCTGA